In Bythopirellula goksoeyrii, a single window of DNA contains:
- a CDS encoding glycoside hydrolase family 43 protein produces MLITFRHQNFHLLIRMAIASALVLVAGLANGEATQQSTEYSAYLMAYFTDYIDDPSPDRAYGLRYAYSKDARNWKALNNGKPVFDAKAYLRDPFVKRVKGKFHMVHTKGMEYPTIFHWESTDLINWKGGEIDVVHPSGNKAWAPEFFYVESEDLFYVYWASNYEDLHTMHYVTTKDWTDITPERSDIFYNIGMHDIDLTIVEHDGTYYGFHKPGAAEDFMGNRLSVSKSLKPGEVTFGKDGPGKVVFPDSHKGGTEGPEVIKLIGQDKWYIYGDPFAAPLEAWETTDFVKYTKIPVTTPLGAKHCSMIPITQKELDTLLKEYPNTRTPADPGQNDSSSQN; encoded by the coding sequence GTGTTGATTACCTTCAGACATCAGAACTTTCATCTTCTAATCAGGATGGCCATCGCGTCGGCTCTTGTGCTGGTTGCCGGGTTGGCCAACGGCGAAGCAACGCAGCAATCCACGGAATACAGTGCGTATCTAATGGCCTATTTCACGGATTACATTGACGATCCGTCGCCGGACAGGGCTTACGGATTGCGTTATGCCTACAGTAAAGACGCGCGTAACTGGAAAGCCCTGAACAATGGCAAGCCCGTATTTGACGCTAAGGCCTACCTGCGTGATCCCTTTGTAAAGAGGGTCAAAGGCAAGTTCCATATGGTTCACACAAAAGGGATGGAATACCCGACAATATTCCATTGGGAATCTACGGACCTCATCAATTGGAAAGGCGGCGAGATAGATGTAGTCCACCCGTCAGGCAATAAAGCATGGGCTCCAGAGTTCTTCTATGTAGAATCTGAGGATCTCTTCTACGTCTACTGGGCATCTAACTACGAAGATCTCCATACCATGCACTATGTAACGACAAAGGATTGGACTGACATTACGCCCGAAAGGTCAGACATCTTTTACAACATTGGAATGCATGACATCGATTTGACCATTGTTGAACATGATGGAACCTATTATGGCTTCCACAAACCGGGCGCTGCTGAGGATTTCATGGGAAACAGGCTGTCTGTTTCGAAAAGCCTTAAACCAGGTGAGGTGACCTTCGGAAAGGACGGGCCAGGCAAGGTCGTCTTCCCCGATTCACATAAGGGCGGAACCGAGGGCCCTGAAGTGATTAAGCTGATCGGGCAGGACAAATGGTATATCTACGGAGACCCCTTCGCAGCGCCTTTAGAAGCCTGGGAGACAACGGATTTTGTCAAGTACACCAAAATCCCTGTGACAACACCGTTGGGAGCGAAGCACTGCAGCATGATTCCGATAACCCAGAAGGAACTGGACACGCTCCTCAAGGAATATCCCAACACCCGAACGCCGGCTGACCCCGGCCAAAACGATAGCAGTTCCCAAAACTAG
- a CDS encoding alpha-N-arabinofuranosidase produces MGSKHAGCSPKAKVGTTQHRTLISAYLVGLLLCGGLFGATAAGQAAEARLIIHADRGEQTISRYIYGHFAEHLGRCIYDGIWVGEDSPIPNTRGIRNDIVEALRQIEVPVMRWPGGCFADEYHWMDGIGPREDRPVILNTQSGKRPENNHFGTHEFMDFCEQVGCEPYICGNVGSGTVEELSKWVEYMTFGGSSTMADLRRKNGRDKPWKVKYWAVGNENEGCGGSMPPEYYAYLYRRFQTYMNSYSGNELYKVACGPIGTDFNWLDVLMDKATGYMNGIALHNYVWSGERSQSSINFGEDDWFFLLRRSFRQEEFIKRSVEIMDEYDPDKNVAIIFDEWGAWHEEVMPGVNPFDCYQQSTLRDAMVAAIHFNIFHRYADRIHMANIAQTVNVIQSIILTKSEKMILTPTYHVFDMYKVHQDATYLPMQIECGTYSHEAALTKEMSDDSRDRPYVDHFGPLNKIPVLTATASRDASGKIHIAITNVDPNNGATVNCEIQGADIKNVSGTILTAPEMNTHNTFDKPHALKPEAFDAFDREGEKLVIRMPSKSIVALELD; encoded by the coding sequence ATGGGTAGCAAGCACGCGGGTTGTTCACCGAAGGCCAAAGTGGGAACAACTCAACATAGAACCTTAATCTCGGCTTATCTTGTGGGCCTCCTTTTGTGTGGCGGCCTATTCGGAGCTACCGCCGCTGGTCAAGCTGCCGAAGCCAGACTTATCATTCACGCGGACCGCGGAGAGCAGACGATCAGCCGCTACATTTATGGGCACTTCGCGGAACATCTGGGCCGCTGTATCTACGACGGCATTTGGGTCGGGGAAGATAGTCCTATCCCAAATACACGGGGCATTCGCAATGACATTGTCGAGGCCCTCAGGCAAATAGAAGTCCCTGTCATGCGCTGGCCAGGCGGGTGTTTCGCTGATGAGTACCACTGGATGGATGGTATAGGCCCTAGAGAAGACCGCCCCGTTATTCTCAATACACAGTCTGGTAAGAGACCCGAGAATAATCATTTCGGCACACATGAATTTATGGATTTCTGTGAGCAGGTCGGATGTGAACCATACATTTGTGGAAACGTTGGAAGTGGAACGGTGGAAGAGTTGTCCAAATGGGTGGAATACATGACCTTCGGCGGCTCCAGCACCATGGCAGATTTAAGGCGAAAGAACGGACGTGACAAACCCTGGAAGGTTAAGTACTGGGCTGTCGGCAATGAAAACGAGGGATGCGGCGGAAGCATGCCTCCTGAATACTACGCCTATCTCTACCGTCGTTTTCAGACCTATATGAACTCATACTCAGGCAATGAGCTCTACAAAGTTGCATGTGGTCCAATCGGTACGGATTTCAATTGGCTGGATGTTCTCATGGACAAGGCCACTGGATACATGAATGGAATCGCACTTCATAACTATGTGTGGTCAGGGGAACGCTCCCAATCATCAATCAATTTTGGAGAAGACGACTGGTTCTTCCTGCTGCGAAGGTCCTTTCGTCAAGAGGAGTTCATAAAGAGAAGTGTTGAAATCATGGACGAATATGATCCCGACAAAAATGTTGCAATCATCTTTGATGAATGGGGCGCATGGCATGAGGAGGTCATGCCTGGCGTGAATCCATTTGATTGCTATCAGCAGAGCACATTACGCGACGCAATGGTGGCTGCTATTCATTTCAATATATTTCATCGCTATGCCGACCGCATTCACATGGCCAACATTGCTCAAACCGTTAACGTGATTCAATCAATAATCCTGACCAAGAGTGAGAAGATGATATTGACGCCCACATACCATGTCTTTGATATGTACAAGGTGCATCAGGACGCCACATACCTTCCAATGCAAATCGAATGTGGAACTTATTCACATGAAGCGGCATTGACTAAAGAAATGTCGGACGATTCACGTGACAGACCTTATGTTGACCACTTTGGCCCTTTGAACAAAATACCCGTCCTCACAGCCACTGCTTCCCGTGATGCGTCGGGCAAGATCCATATAGCTATAACCAACGTAGATCCGAACAATGGCGCAACGGTGAACTGTGAGATACAGGGCGCGGACATCAAGAACGTATCGGGCACTATCCTGACCGCGCCGGAGATGAACACGCACAACACCTTCGACAAGCCGCATGCCCTCAAGCCGGAGGCTTTTGACGCTTTCGATCGGGAAGGTGAGAAGCTAGTGATCAGGATGCCGTCTAAGTCGATTGTCGCCTTGGAGCTGGACTGA
- a CDS encoding GH32 C-terminal domain-containing protein, with translation MFKPKTVLVTTVAICLCAVGAVGAFAADRGIEITEKYLNIPVKHGADKVLISLQVDDEKVREFTVSLASGEPDYWIYLEVQEFIGKTGFLWAWTLPESHSKGFEAIYCDDTFPGEQNLYKEELRPQFHFSSKRGWTNDPNGLMYYEGEYHMFYQHNPFGWEWGNMTWGHAISTDLVHWVEQGDKLHADAGGTMFSGSGVVDWNNTTGFQTGDEPPMILIYTIAGNNSPWSEGKPFTQGLAYSNDRGRTWTKYAGNPVQERLRRANRDPKVQWHEELGEWVIVMYLRAPDVGFFTSPNLKRWELRSMMQSNHECPELVELAVDGDKSNTKWVHYAAHGEYFIGDFNGTEYTKETEAVRFNYGNMFYASQMFNDIPDEDGRAIQIAWARVNLPNMPFNQMMTFPVSLSLRTTEDGLRMFAYPVEEIEKIHGKRHQWKNEEFEPGENPLEEVKGNLFDIDAEIDLGDADEIGFEINGFPVTYIVEENLLIGGTGNEGDEFSQGETKAELKPVDGKISLRILVDRPSVEIFANGGRIYMPMQAVRDLHNKSLKVYAKGGAARIEKLTVHEVKSIWP, from the coding sequence ATGTTCAAACCCAAGACAGTTCTTGTCACCACAGTTGCCATATGTCTCTGCGCGGTCGGCGCGGTCGGCGCGTTTGCCGCTGACCGGGGAATCGAGATTACGGAGAAGTACCTGAATATTCCCGTCAAACATGGCGCGGACAAGGTTCTTATCAGCCTTCAGGTGGATGACGAGAAAGTGCGCGAATTCACAGTAAGTCTGGCTTCGGGCGAGCCTGACTATTGGATCTACCTGGAAGTACAGGAGTTCATTGGGAAAACGGGATTTCTATGGGCCTGGACACTGCCCGAGAGTCACTCGAAGGGCTTCGAGGCAATCTACTGTGACGACACCTTTCCCGGTGAACAAAACCTCTATAAGGAAGAACTTCGTCCCCAGTTTCATTTCTCCTCAAAGCGAGGCTGGACTAACGATCCAAACGGGCTGATGTACTACGAGGGCGAGTATCACATGTTCTACCAGCACAATCCGTTTGGCTGGGAATGGGGAAACATGACGTGGGGACACGCCATCAGCACCGACCTTGTCCATTGGGTCGAACAGGGCGACAAGCTGCATGCGGATGCGGGTGGCACCATGTTCTCCGGGTCAGGCGTGGTTGACTGGAACAACACCACAGGATTCCAGACTGGCGACGAGCCCCCCATGATTCTCATCTACACGATCGCCGGCAATAACAGCCCCTGGTCTGAGGGTAAGCCGTTTACCCAGGGCCTTGCCTACAGCAATGACCGGGGACGGACCTGGACCAAGTATGCAGGCAACCCTGTTCAGGAACGCCTGCGCAGGGCCAATCGCGATCCAAAGGTCCAATGGCACGAAGAACTCGGGGAATGGGTCATCGTAATGTACCTGCGCGCTCCCGACGTCGGCTTCTTCACATCACCGAACCTGAAGCGGTGGGAGCTTCGCAGCATGATGCAGTCCAACCATGAGTGCCCTGAACTGGTTGAATTGGCCGTAGACGGTGACAAGAGCAATACGAAGTGGGTTCACTATGCTGCACATGGTGAATATTTTATTGGAGATTTCAATGGCACAGAATACACAAAAGAAACGGAAGCGGTCCGTTTCAACTATGGCAACATGTTCTACGCCTCCCAGATGTTCAACGACATTCCCGACGAGGACGGCCGTGCCATTCAGATAGCCTGGGCGCGGGTCAACCTGCCGAACATGCCGTTCAACCAGATGATGACCTTCCCGGTTTCGTTGTCGCTACGCACAACTGAAGATGGACTGCGGATGTTTGCCTATCCCGTCGAGGAAATTGAGAAGATCCATGGCAAGCGGCACCAGTGGAAGAATGAAGAGTTTGAACCTGGCGAGAATCCGCTGGAAGAGGTGAAGGGCAATCTCTTTGACATAGATGCTGAGATTGATTTAGGCGACGCGGACGAGATTGGATTCGAAATCAATGGTTTTCCCGTGACCTATATCGTTGAAGAGAATCTCCTTATCGGTGGTACAGGCAATGAGGGAGACGAGTTCAGTCAGGGTGAAACAAAGGCAGAACTCAAGCCAGTCGACGGCAAAATTAGCCTCCGCATTCTCGTCGACCGGCCTTCAGTGGAGATCTTTGCCAACGGAGGTCGTATCTACATGCCGATGCAAGCCGTCCGCGACCTCCATAACAAGTCGCTGAAGGTCTACGCCAAAGGCGGGGCCGCCCGCATCGAGAAATTGACGGTTCACGAGGTGAAGTCCATCTGGCCATAA